A single window of Terriglobia bacterium DNA harbors:
- a CDS encoding family 20 glycosylhydrolase — MNSHNSSNAGKKSRRDFLATGIAGLAGSSLLAEQFANGSPMAGSASRGTPEQNGQPPEASAQGHSSGTKKGAGVLRGLMADAGRVPEDPSYYRRAIDFCCEWNMNAYLISLADDQGCAFRFKSHPELITHKNALTPDQARELADYARQRGVELIPEIESFGHTRFITGVPQYAHLQDAIEGGRSNFSAVTPVAPETLKLFSDLYREVAEVFPSGYFHGGCDEVNWGGSELSREALKKKPRDEIWAEYVNSLDEITHGLGKELIVWGDFVLHKQPGVLPRLNKDIIVMDWQYYVTDSRPLEQAARKVVDAGLRVIGAPSIISCRWGLRAGANALRNIDAFADAYSRIESDRALGVIATNWVPSRYVQGSMWDTFAYTGVALNEGSAAARASAFRRFVEKHYRSEWNDNWSDIFTTLYKITPNRESCSPRWMRPVLPVPWRSEDELKTAANSGMLNAPPFRRLLSQLVFSEAQVRDNLDDFRTFRLSIEYMEHVFWRITVLVEEAAKPGRTPESSVGLIRTIAERDQQLLEKMEASWNKGRASDAAAKTGPVFDLRPGDQLLYTFSLAATFSQQLAQNSDRFARLLTAS; from the coding sequence TTGAACAGCCACAATTCAAGCAATGCAGGGAAGAAGTCTCGACGGGATTTTCTTGCCACCGGCATCGCCGGCCTGGCCGGCTCGTCGTTGCTGGCGGAGCAGTTCGCCAATGGATCGCCGATGGCGGGCAGCGCCTCTCGAGGAACTCCGGAGCAGAACGGCCAGCCTCCAGAAGCTTCCGCACAAGGCCATTCCTCCGGCACGAAAAAAGGGGCCGGCGTGCTGCGCGGATTGATGGCCGATGCAGGGCGCGTTCCGGAAGATCCTTCCTACTACCGGCGCGCTATCGATTTCTGCTGCGAATGGAACATGAACGCCTACCTCATATCCCTGGCAGACGACCAGGGCTGCGCCTTCCGCTTCAAAAGCCATCCTGAACTCATCACTCACAAGAACGCCCTCACCCCTGATCAGGCGCGGGAACTCGCCGATTACGCCCGCCAGCGCGGCGTGGAACTGATCCCGGAAATCGAATCCTTCGGCCACACGCGGTTTATCACTGGCGTTCCGCAGTACGCCCACTTGCAGGACGCGATCGAAGGAGGACGCAGCAACTTTTCCGCCGTCACTCCGGTGGCCCCGGAAACTCTGAAGCTGTTCTCTGATCTTTATCGCGAAGTTGCGGAAGTTTTTCCGTCGGGATATTTCCACGGCGGTTGCGATGAGGTCAATTGGGGTGGATCTGAGTTATCACGCGAGGCGCTGAAGAAGAAACCCCGCGACGAAATCTGGGCCGAGTACGTGAATTCGCTTGATGAGATTACGCACGGGCTGGGAAAGGAACTGATCGTCTGGGGCGACTTCGTCCTGCACAAGCAGCCAGGCGTTCTGCCGCGCCTCAACAAGGACATCATTGTTATGGACTGGCAATACTACGTCACCGATTCCAGGCCGCTGGAGCAGGCGGCGCGCAAGGTGGTCGATGCGGGGCTGAGGGTGATCGGCGCTCCATCCATCATTTCTTGCCGGTGGGGATTGCGGGCCGGCGCGAATGCCCTGCGCAACATTGATGCCTTCGCGGACGCCTACAGCCGCATTGAGAGCGACCGCGCGCTGGGGGTGATTGCCACCAACTGGGTGCCCTCGCGCTACGTCCAGGGCTCGATGTGGGACACCTTCGCATACACCGGGGTCGCTTTGAATGAGGGCAGCGCCGCAGCGCGCGCCTCGGCTTTCCGGCGCTTTGTGGAAAAACACTACCGCTCGGAATGGAACGACAACTGGTCCGACATTTTTACGACCCTTTATAAAATCACGCCCAACCGGGAGTCCTGCTCGCCGCGCTGGATGCGGCCCGTGCTGCCGGTTCCCTGGAGAAGCGAGGACGAACTGAAGACGGCCGCAAATTCCGGCATGCTCAACGCGCCGCCCTTCCGGCGGCTGCTCAGCCAGCTTGTCTTCAGCGAAGCCCAGGTGCGCGATAACCTGGACGACTTCCGCACCTTCAGGCTTTCCATCGAGTATATGGAGCACGTTTTCTGGCGGATCACGGTCCTGGTTGAGGAAGCCGCAAAGCCCGGGCGGACGCCTGAATCGTCCGTGGGCCTCATCCGAACGATCGCCGAACGCGATCAGCAGCTACTCGAGAAAATGGAGGCTTCCTGGAATAAGGGCCGCGCCAGCGATGCGGCTGCGAAAACCGGACCGGTATTCGACCTCCGGCCTGGCGACCAGTTGCTCTACACATTCAGCCTGGCTGCAACTTTCTCGCAGCAACTGGCACAGAACTCAGACCGGTTCGCCCGGCTGCTCACAGCATCTTAG
- a CDS encoding prepilin-type N-terminal cleavage/methylation domain-containing protein — protein MRTESEGFSLIELLIVVAIILIIAAIAIPNFLRSRVAANQTSAVESLRALSTAELTYSSTYNAGYTATLGHLGPPSSGSLEDATHAAMVDNVLSGTAAGGATSMTSTKSGYLFTYSPGVSVNGRILSFTINADPTTRGTTGLNSYFVDQTGVVRQNSSAQASAADSPLAG, from the coding sequence ATGAGAACCGAGTCGGAAGGCTTTTCACTGATCGAACTGCTGATTGTTGTTGCCATCATTCTGATTATCGCCGCCATTGCCATTCCCAATTTTCTGCGCTCGCGCGTGGCGGCCAATCAGACTTCTGCGGTGGAGTCTCTCCGGGCGCTCAGCACCGCCGAGTTAACATACTCGTCCACCTACAATGCGGGTTATACGGCCACGCTGGGACATCTGGGACCTCCATCCTCCGGTTCACTCGAGGACGCCACCCACGCGGCGATGGTCGATAATGTGCTGTCCGGAACTGCGGCCGGAGGAGCAACATCCATGACGTCCACAAAGAGCGGCTATCTGTTTACTTACTCGCCGGGCGTTTCCGTCAACGGCCGGATTCTTTCCTTTACCATCAACGCAGATCCCACCACGCGAGGGACCACCGGCTTGAATTCTTACTTTGTGGACCAGACGGGAGTCGTGCGGCAGAATTCCAGCGCGCAGGCCAGCGCGGCAGATTCACCTCTGGCGGGATGA
- a CDS encoding OmpA family protein has product MKPRRKFSLATGILLAILFAVAAPAFPKKGQAKLRIEVKPRQAYVFLDGAAIKEGNCLFDHFCTIWVDPGEHTVTVRNYGYAPQSKKVNLEAGKATKLEFTLNPEGGPVSGPWGRIQIEGPPHAAVLLNGKDPDFFVGHVDEFDNGFIWQQRLLVHPGTYQVTVTWFGKDIWSGPVTVQANEKVVVKVKQNGATKTHPAKSLAKLTSPLPRFKAGMSTTTVAVAPTKGEFSANPTSIKCSQSSELTWSSSDAVENTISGIGKVGPNGNQSVTPKQTTTYDFTAAGPGGIVKQSATVNVDTSVQASLTMSPSEVRYHKVGDQVVEQGSSTLSWSSTNAQAVSIDPFGTVDASGSRTITPTPKQTGFGPVDETDTYTLHATNDCGGSATQTATLHIVGLIERAHVKVELTSVFFPTNWPNRHHRDNGLLRSQKDVLDKLAQTFIDHHQAEPDSRLVLEAHADRRGTTRYNQSLSEWRADIVKNYLVSKGVPADLIDVKAFGKTQNLSQDEVKQLEGENPNKPANVRHWIDEVLAHNRRVDTVLMPDNLRSTPTYPYNAPDVTIIHMRQMPSLSRIKKAE; this is encoded by the coding sequence ATGAAACCGCGACGCAAATTTTCTCTGGCGACCGGAATCCTGCTTGCAATATTGTTCGCTGTAGCCGCCCCTGCGTTCCCGAAAAAGGGGCAGGCGAAACTGCGAATTGAAGTTAAACCGAGGCAGGCCTATGTTTTTCTAGACGGCGCCGCTATCAAAGAAGGCAACTGCCTTTTTGATCATTTCTGCACCATCTGGGTTGATCCCGGTGAGCACACCGTCACGGTCCGCAATTACGGCTATGCTCCGCAGTCAAAGAAGGTGAACCTTGAAGCGGGCAAGGCTACCAAGCTGGAGTTCACTTTGAACCCTGAAGGCGGCCCGGTGTCCGGCCCATGGGGAAGAATTCAGATCGAAGGACCGCCTCACGCCGCCGTGCTGCTGAATGGTAAAGATCCGGATTTCTTTGTCGGCCATGTGGACGAATTTGATAACGGATTCATCTGGCAGCAGAGGCTGCTTGTCCATCCGGGAACCTACCAGGTGACGGTGACGTGGTTCGGCAAGGACATCTGGTCCGGCCCTGTTACCGTACAAGCCAACGAAAAAGTGGTGGTGAAAGTAAAACAGAACGGGGCGACGAAAACCCATCCCGCGAAGTCACTTGCGAAATTGACCTCGCCGCTGCCTCGCTTCAAGGCGGGCATGTCCACCACGACTGTTGCCGTTGCCCCGACAAAAGGCGAGTTTTCCGCCAATCCCACCAGCATCAAATGCAGCCAGTCCAGCGAGCTTACGTGGTCTTCATCTGATGCCGTTGAAAATACCATCAGCGGAATCGGCAAGGTCGGGCCCAACGGTAATCAGAGTGTGACGCCCAAACAGACCACGACGTATGACTTTACAGCCGCCGGACCTGGGGGAATTGTCAAACAGAGCGCCACCGTCAACGTCGATACCTCGGTCCAGGCTTCCCTCACCATGAGCCCCTCCGAGGTCCGCTACCATAAGGTGGGGGACCAGGTGGTTGAGCAGGGATCGTCTACTCTTTCCTGGTCCAGCACCAACGCTCAGGCCGTTTCCATCGATCCCTTTGGCACCGTGGACGCCAGCGGCAGCAGAACGATTACGCCGACGCCGAAGCAGACCGGCTTCGGCCCTGTGGATGAGACGGACACCTACACCCTGCACGCCACTAATGACTGCGGCGGATCAGCAACGCAGACGGCCACCTTGCACATTGTGGGTCTCATCGAGCGCGCCCATGTGAAGGTTGAACTGACCAGCGTCTTTTTCCCGACGAACTGGCCCAATCGGCACCACAGGGACAATGGCCTGTTGCGCAGCCAGAAAGACGTTCTGGATAAGCTGGCCCAGACCTTCATTGATCATCACCAGGCCGAGCCCGATTCACGGCTGGTGCTTGAGGCCCATGCTGACCGGCGCGGCACCACGCGCTACAACCAGTCGCTTTCTGAATGGCGCGCGGACATCGTGAAGAATTACCTCGTCAGCAAGGGTGTTCCGGCAGACCTGATCGATGTCAAGGCCTTCGGCAAGACGCAGAACCTCAGCCAGGACGAAGTCAAACAGCTTGAGGGTGAGAACCCGAACAAGCCAGCCAACGTGCGCCACTGGATTGACGAAGTGCTGGCCCACAACCGCCGGGTTGATACGGTCCTGATGCCGGACAACCTGCGGTCCACGCCGACGTACCCGTATAACGCGCCCGATGTGACCATCATTCACATGAGGCAAATGCCTTCGCTCAGCAGGATCAAGAAAGCTGAATAG
- a CDS encoding peroxiredoxin gives MSLRLNDTAPDFTAETTQGTIRFHEWIGDGWAILFSHPKDFTPVCTTELGYMAGMQSDFAKRNCKIIGLSVDPVASHKKWEVDIEETQGHKVNYPIIGDPELKIAKLYDMLPADAGETSEGRTPATNQTVRTVFVIGPDKKIKLMLTYPMSTGRNFDEVMRVLDSIQLTTRHKVSTPVNWKQGGEVILSGAVSDEEAKKLYPGGWKAPRPYMRIVPQPK, from the coding sequence ATGTCACTACGCCTCAATGACACGGCCCCGGATTTCACCGCTGAAACCACGCAGGGAACCATCAGGTTCCACGAATGGATCGGCGATGGCTGGGCCATCCTGTTTTCCCATCCGAAAGACTTTACTCCGGTGTGTACCACCGAACTGGGGTATATGGCGGGCATGCAATCGGACTTTGCAAAGCGCAATTGCAAGATCATTGGCCTCAGCGTGGATCCCGTGGCGAGCCATAAAAAATGGGAAGTCGATATTGAAGAGACGCAGGGACACAAAGTGAATTATCCCATCATCGGCGACCCGGAACTCAAGATCGCCAAGCTTTACGACATGCTGCCTGCAGATGCCGGTGAGACCTCTGAGGGCCGCACCCCGGCCACCAATCAGACCGTCCGCACGGTGTTTGTGATCGGTCCGGACAAGAAGATCAAGCTGATGCTCACTTACCCCATGAGCACCGGCCGCAACTTCGACGAGGTGATGCGCGTGCTGGACTCGATACAGCTCACCACCAGGCACAAGGTTTCTACCCCCGTGAACTGGAAGCAAGGCGGTGAGGTCATTCTGTCCGGCGCGGTGTCAGACGAAGAAGCGAAAAAGCTTTATCCTGGCGGGTGGAAGGCGCCCCGGCCCTACATGCGCATCGTTCCTCAACCCAAGTAG